DNA sequence from the Colletotrichum higginsianum IMI 349063 chromosome 10, whole genome shotgun sequence genome:
AGTCGCCTCGATTCAACATGCCAAAAACCATTCCTTACACAAACAACACACACCCACATGTCGGACACGGTTTCGTCGGGGGACAGGAGACGACGGTTTGCAAAGGCAAGTCCACAAAACTTGTGGAAACTTCCTTGATGTACGTGTACTAACGGAATCGAGCAGGCATGCGATCTATGTCGCGCCAAGAAAGTGAAATGTGACGGCACCAGGCCTGTCTGCGGCAAGTGTCTGAACCTGCGGGCGCCTTGCAACTACGCCGATGTCAGCAAGCCAACgcaacgacggcgaccccGCCAACAAGCTTGCCAAATCGCTGCTTCGGACTCATCTCCAAGAACACCGCATCATGGCACCACTCCAGAAGGGCGTAAGGATCGAGGCCCTGTTCGGCGGCAGAGCCGCACTCCCTCAGCCGGCCAGAGTTCTAGTTCGCGATCACAAGGCCTGAGCAGTGTTTCTCTGTCTGAAGC
Encoded proteins:
- a CDS encoding Fungal specific transcription factor, which encodes MSASQRNDGDPANKLAKSLLRTHLQEHRIMAPLQKGVRIEALFGGRAALPQPARVLVRDHKA